In one Mycobacterium heckeshornense genomic region, the following are encoded:
- a CDS encoding GMC family oxidoreductase: MSRLARRATAAFGAALLPEECGGPPPAQLVERVERYVAQLPASSRAAVRAGLLSLAAASYLSTGRSLSRLSPNARAQLLRRVAALSPDVGAAVEGLKAIVLLANGADTYAPELLARAAEHDVARPDAALDLTPSADSPSVVRADAVVVGSGAGGAMAARVLARAGRQTVVIEEGRRWSVDEFRTRHPVDRYAGLYRGAGATVALGRPAVVLPIGRAVGGTTVVNSGTCYRPPVAVQRRWRDEFGLSLADPDRLAGHLDDVEHTLQVAPVPLEIMGGNGRLLLDGAAALGWHAAPIPRNAPGCDACCQCAIGCPRNAKFGVHLNALPQACAAGARIVCDARVERVLHAGGRARGVRARRPDGTAFDVLADTVVVAAGATETPNLLRRSDLGAHPLLGRNLALHPAVMVAGRFQGEVYAWRGVLQSAASDELHSSSGVLIEATSTPPGMGSMVFPGYGAELLDWLDKASRVATLGAMVADRGVGRVHSVRGQTLLRYDIDPADTAKLLTAIQAMGRLLFAAGAVELLTGLPAAPTVTSLPALDDALGRTNPKSLHLAAFHPTGTAAAGADEQRCPVDQHGRLRGVEGVWVADGSILPSCPEVNPQVSIMALAQAVAEELLTERRR, translated from the coding sequence ATGAGCCGTCTGGCCCGGCGAGCGACCGCCGCCTTCGGCGCGGCGCTGCTGCCCGAGGAGTGCGGTGGCCCCCCACCGGCTCAGCTCGTCGAACGGGTGGAGCGCTATGTCGCGCAGCTGCCGGCGAGCTCGCGGGCTGCGGTGCGGGCAGGGCTGTTAAGCCTCGCCGCCGCAAGCTATCTCAGCACTGGGCGCTCACTGTCGAGGCTGAGTCCAAACGCTCGCGCACAACTGCTGCGGCGCGTTGCCGCGCTCAGCCCCGATGTCGGTGCGGCAGTCGAAGGGCTCAAGGCAATCGTGTTGCTGGCCAACGGCGCCGACACCTACGCGCCGGAGTTGCTTGCCCGCGCGGCCGAACACGACGTCGCCCGCCCCGATGCGGCGCTGGACCTCACGCCGTCGGCCGACAGTCCGTCGGTGGTCCGGGCCGACGCCGTGGTGGTCGGCTCCGGTGCTGGCGGGGCGATGGCGGCGCGCGTCTTAGCGCGCGCCGGTCGGCAGACCGTCGTCATCGAGGAGGGCCGACGCTGGAGCGTCGACGAGTTCCGCACCCGGCACCCGGTCGACCGCTACGCGGGGCTCTACCGCGGGGCCGGCGCCACCGTCGCGCTGGGACGCCCGGCCGTGGTGCTGCCGATCGGGCGCGCGGTCGGTGGCACCACCGTCGTCAACTCCGGCACGTGCTATCGCCCGCCGGTGGCGGTGCAGCGGCGCTGGCGTGACGAGTTCGGGTTGTCGCTGGCCGACCCCGACCGGCTGGCCGGCCACCTCGACGACGTCGAGCACACCCTGCAGGTAGCGCCGGTGCCGCTGGAGATCATGGGAGGCAACGGTCGGCTGCTGCTCGACGGCGCCGCCGCGCTGGGCTGGCACGCGGCGCCGATTCCCCGCAATGCGCCGGGCTGTGATGCCTGCTGCCAGTGCGCAATCGGGTGTCCGCGCAACGCCAAGTTTGGTGTGCACCTCAACGCGTTGCCCCAGGCGTGTGCGGCGGGTGCCCGCATCGTCTGCGATGCCCGCGTCGAGCGGGTGCTGCACGCCGGTGGACGTGCGCGCGGGGTGCGGGCTCGACGGCCCGACGGCACCGCATTCGACGTACTTGCCGACACAGTCGTGGTCGCAGCTGGCGCGACCGAGACACCAAACCTGTTGCGGCGCAGCGATCTTGGTGCACATCCGCTGCTCGGCCGCAATTTGGCTCTGCATCCGGCGGTGATGGTGGCCGGCCGCTTCCAGGGCGAGGTTTACGCGTGGCGTGGGGTGCTGCAAAGCGCGGCCAGCGACGAGCTGCACTCGTCGTCGGGCGTGCTGATCGAGGCGACGTCGACACCTCCCGGCATGGGCTCGATGGTCTTTCCCGGTTACGGAGCCGAGCTGCTCGATTGGCTCGACAAGGCCTCGCGCGTCGCGACTTTGGGGGCGATGGTGGCCGACCGGGGCGTCGGGCGGGTGCATTCCGTGCGCGGCCAGACCTTGCTGCGCTACGACATCGACCCCGCCGACACCGCCAAACTCCTAACCGCGATCCAGGCCATGGGCCGGCTGCTGTTCGCCGCCGGCGCGGTCGAGCTGCTCACCGGTCTGCCGGCTGCCCCGACCGTGACCTCGCTGCCCGCACTCGACGATGCCCTGGGCCGCACCAACCCGAAAAGCCTGCACCTGGCGGCGTTTCATCCCACCGGCACCGCCGCCGCCGGCGCCGACGAGCAGCGCTGCCCGGTCGACCAGCACGGCCGGCTGCGCGGCGTGGAGGGGGTGTGGGTCGCCGACGGGTCAATCCTGCCCAGCTGCCCGGAGGTCAACCCGCAGGTGTCGATCATGGCGCTGGCGCAGGCGGTGGCCGAAGAACTGCTGACCGAGCGGAGGCGGTGA
- a CDS encoding TetR/AcrR family transcriptional regulator, translated as MSTEAAGHGRLPELTGDARADRWREHRAAVRAELVEATLRAIEEYGPDLSIDDVVKTAGVTRPKLYRFFTHKDKLFSAVGERVQAMVLERVVPRFSLAGTALDMVRSAVAAYVDLVDERPNLFRFLVGAQFTERRSTEALLEGGRPLANATCDVVASVVRARGGNSENLQYVVDALLGAVALGVLRWLNEPKISKAALVEQLTTFVWGSLAATAAERGIAVHPDEQLSAQPQ; from the coding sequence GTGTCGACGGAGGCTGCTGGTCACGGGCGCCTCCCCGAATTGACCGGGGATGCCAGGGCCGATCGCTGGCGTGAGCACCGAGCGGCCGTACGGGCCGAGTTAGTCGAGGCCACCCTTCGGGCAATCGAAGAATACGGACCGGACCTCTCCATCGACGACGTCGTCAAGACCGCGGGTGTCACGCGGCCGAAGCTTTACCGGTTCTTCACTCACAAGGACAAATTGTTCAGCGCAGTCGGTGAACGCGTGCAAGCCATGGTGCTCGAGCGGGTCGTGCCGCGTTTCAGCCTCGCGGGCACCGCGCTGGACATGGTTCGCTCAGCGGTGGCCGCGTACGTCGACCTGGTTGATGAGCGGCCCAACCTCTTTCGCTTTCTGGTCGGCGCCCAGTTCACCGAACGCCGCTCGACCGAGGCCCTGCTTGAGGGCGGCAGGCCGCTTGCCAACGCCACGTGCGACGTCGTGGCGAGCGTTGTTCGGGCCCGCGGCGGAAACAGCGAGAACCTCCAATACGTCGTCGACGCTCTTCTCGGCGCGGTGGCGCTCGGCGTGCTGCGCTGGCTGAACGAGCCCAAGATCAGCAAGGCTGCACTCGTCGAGCAGCTGACCACCTTCGTCTGGGGCTCACTGGCGGCGACCGCTGCCGAGCGAGGCATCGCCGTCCACCCCGACGAGCAGCTGTCCGCCCAACCGCAATGA
- a CDS encoding metal-dependent hydrolase: MAHSPENYPRTRRIRFRFGEGDSLAKYFADDNIALSHFVAGLSGVFPPGEDSFIRSVRRVTDRITDPVLKKRVAGFIGQESTHGQEHRHLNEKLVEMGYPIAWHDSQPLKDRVIRFEERVPARLHLAVTAALEHYTAMLAQRVLSSEEVQAIPGDPEIWHLLKWHALEELEHKSVAFDVYRAIGGSERMRIAVMAILIALTIPLVTIELAISLAYDPVARRHPLRVAREMRELYRGPLLKGTLRDAAKYLRPGFHPDDIDTTALLQRWKQELFGSEGALLDHLR, translated from the coding sequence GTGGCGCACTCCCCCGAGAACTATCCGAGGACCCGGCGCATCCGGTTCCGGTTCGGCGAGGGGGACTCGTTGGCCAAGTACTTCGCCGACGACAACATCGCCCTCAGCCACTTCGTCGCCGGCTTGTCCGGAGTTTTTCCTCCCGGCGAGGATTCCTTCATTCGCTCGGTACGCCGTGTCACCGACCGGATCACCGATCCAGTTTTGAAGAAGCGGGTGGCCGGATTTATCGGCCAGGAATCAACGCACGGGCAGGAGCATCGCCATCTCAACGAGAAGCTCGTCGAAATGGGCTACCCAATTGCATGGCACGATTCACAACCATTGAAAGACAGGGTTATTCGATTCGAAGAGCGTGTGCCTGCCCGACTGCACCTAGCGGTCACCGCCGCCCTGGAACACTACACCGCGATGCTTGCGCAACGGGTGCTGTCCAGTGAGGAAGTCCAGGCAATCCCGGGTGATCCGGAGATCTGGCACCTGCTGAAGTGGCATGCACTGGAGGAGCTGGAGCACAAGTCGGTGGCCTTCGACGTCTACCGGGCGATCGGCGGGTCCGAGCGGATGCGAATCGCGGTGATGGCCATTCTGATTGCGCTGACCATCCCGCTTGTGACAATCGAACTGGCGATCTCGCTAGCCTATGACCCAGTGGCGCGCCGACATCCGCTTCGGGTGGCTCGCGAGATGCGTGAGCTGTACCGGGGACCGTTGCTGAAAGGCACGCTGCGCGACGCCGCGAAGTACCTGAGACCGGGCTTCCACCCCGACGACATCGACACAACGGCACTGCTGCAGCGTTGGAAGCAAGAGCTTTTCGGCTCCGAGGGCGCCCTCCTCGACCACTTGCGCTGA
- a CDS encoding virulence factor Mce family protein, with protein MLTRFIRNQLIVFAILTVIALVTLGWYYLRVPSLVGIGQYTLTAELPASGGLYRTSNVTYRGIQIGKVTKVEPTATGARATLSIDNRYKIPIDASANVHSVSAVGEQYLDLVSPGNPGKFFAPGQTITRGTVPREIGPALDAANRGLAVLPKDKISSLLDETARAVGGLGPALQRLVDSTQAIVGDFKTNISDVDDIIEHSTPILDSQVDSSDEIETWSQNLDILAAQTAQNDHRVQRILSQAAPTADQVTDVFSDVRESLPQTLANLEVVADMLKRYNRNAEQLLVFLPEIASIAQTTLAANPGSVMLDFNFAFNNPPPCLTGFLPPSQWRSPADTSTAPLPAGTYCKIPKDTPANAVRGARNYPCVDVPGKRAATPRECRSDQPYVPLGTNPWYGDPNQIRNCPAPGARCDQPVDPGKVIPAPSINNGLNPAPADQVPGTPPPVSDPLQRPGSGTVQCNGQQPNPCVYTPSGAPAAIYSPSSGEVVRSDGVKYSLQNSGHTGDEGWKDMFAGG; from the coding sequence ATGCTGACGCGCTTTATCCGCAACCAGCTCATCGTCTTCGCCATCTTGACGGTGATCGCGCTGGTCACCCTGGGCTGGTATTACCTCCGTGTCCCGAGCCTGGTCGGAATCGGTCAGTACACGCTGACAGCGGAGCTGCCGGCGTCGGGTGGCCTGTACCGGACGTCCAACGTGACCTACCGGGGAATCCAGATCGGCAAGGTGACTAAAGTCGAGCCGACGGCAACGGGCGCACGAGCGACCCTCAGCATCGACAACCGCTACAAGATCCCGATTGACGCCTCAGCCAACGTGCACTCGGTGTCGGCGGTCGGCGAGCAGTACCTGGACCTGGTGTCGCCAGGCAATCCGGGCAAGTTCTTCGCTCCCGGGCAGACCATCACCAGGGGCACCGTGCCCCGTGAAATCGGCCCGGCACTCGATGCCGCCAACCGCGGGCTCGCGGTGCTGCCGAAGGACAAGATCTCGTCGCTGCTCGACGAAACAGCAAGGGCGGTAGGGGGATTGGGTCCGGCGTTGCAACGGCTGGTCGACTCCACCCAGGCCATCGTCGGTGACTTCAAGACCAACATCTCCGACGTCGACGACATCATCGAGCATTCGACGCCGATCCTGGACAGTCAGGTCGACTCGAGCGACGAGATCGAGACGTGGTCGCAAAACCTGGACATCTTAGCCGCGCAGACCGCGCAGAACGATCACCGCGTGCAACGCATCCTGTCGCAGGCGGCGCCGACGGCAGATCAGGTCACCGACGTGTTCAGCGACGTCCGCGAGTCGTTGCCGCAGACTCTGGCCAACCTGGAAGTCGTCGCCGACATGCTTAAGCGTTACAACAGAAATGCCGAACAGTTGCTGGTGTTCTTGCCCGAGATCGCCTCGATTGCGCAGACCACACTGGCGGCAAATCCGGGATCGGTGATGTTGGACTTCAACTTCGCGTTCAACAATCCGCCTCCGTGCCTTACCGGATTCCTTCCGCCGTCGCAGTGGCGGTCACCCGCCGACACCAGCACCGCGCCTTTGCCGGCCGGGACCTACTGCAAGATCCCGAAAGACACTCCCGCCAACGCGGTGCGCGGGGCCCGCAACTATCCCTGTGTCGACGTGCCGGGCAAACGCGCTGCCACGCCGCGCGAGTGTCGAAGCGATCAACCGTACGTTCCCTTGGGCACCAACCCCTGGTACGGCGACCCCAACCAGATCCGTAACTGTCCGGCACCCGGTGCGCGATGTGACCAACCGGTCGACCCGGGCAAGGTGATTCCGGCGCCGTCGATCAACAACGGCCTCAACCCGGCGCCGGCGGACCAGGTGCCGGGGACGCCGCCGCCGGTCAGCGATCCGCTGCAGCGGCCCGGATCTGGGACCGTGCAGTGCAACGGGCAGCAGCCCAACCCGTGTGTTTACACGCCCAGCGGCGCCCCCGCGGCGATCTACAGTCCGTCCAGCGGCGAGGTGGTCAGGTCCGACGGCGTCAAATATTCCCTGCAGAACTCGGGGCACACCGGCGACGAGGGGTGGAAGGACATGTTCGCAGGCGGCTGA
- a CDS encoding virulence factor Mce family protein translates to MISRIGHWAWLGLALLVATIVLSSCGWRGIANVPIPGGPGSAAGSYTVYLQMPDTLALNGNSRVLVADVFAGTVRKIELKNWVATLTLSIDRGVRLPKNATAKIGQTSLLGSQHVELAAPRNPSPEPLKDGDTIPLKNSSAYPSIEQTLASLAVVLRGGGIPNLEVVQNEVYNIVTGRAGQVRDFLTKLDTFTREVNQQREDIARAIDSTNRLLSYAGKRSATVERVLTEFPPLLHYFAQKRDLFADAIDAIGRISDVANQALSASQGSLHQDLQSLQRPLKQLGRAAPYLVQSLNLLLSPPFTMDALPKIVRGDYINVSGSFDLTLSTVDNAILSGTGFSGALRALEQSWGRDPATMIPDIRFTPNPADAPVERGE, encoded by the coding sequence ATGATCTCCCGCATCGGCCACTGGGCCTGGCTGGGGCTAGCCCTGTTGGTGGCCACCATCGTGCTCAGCTCATGCGGGTGGCGCGGGATCGCCAATGTGCCAATCCCCGGCGGACCCGGCAGCGCCGCGGGCTCCTACACAGTCTACCTGCAGATGCCGGATACGTTGGCGCTCAACGGTAATAGCCGGGTCTTGGTCGCCGACGTCTTCGCCGGAACGGTGCGAAAAATCGAACTGAAGAACTGGGTTGCCACCCTGACCCTCAGCATCGACAGAGGGGTCCGGCTGCCCAAGAACGCCACCGCGAAGATCGGCCAGACTAGCCTACTGGGGTCTCAGCACGTGGAGTTGGCCGCACCGCGCAACCCGTCGCCGGAACCACTCAAAGACGGTGACACCATCCCGCTGAAGAACTCCTCGGCCTATCCCTCTATCGAGCAGACGTTGGCCAGCCTAGCCGTCGTCTTACGCGGCGGCGGCATCCCCAACCTCGAGGTCGTCCAAAACGAGGTCTACAACATCGTGACCGGGCGAGCCGGCCAGGTCCGGGATTTCCTCACCAAACTCGACACCTTCACCAGGGAGGTCAACCAGCAACGCGAAGACATCGCGCGCGCAATCGATTCCACCAACCGGCTGCTGTCGTATGCCGGCAAGCGATCAGCCACCGTTGAGCGGGTGCTCACCGAATTTCCGCCACTTCTCCACTATTTCGCGCAGAAACGTGATTTGTTCGCCGACGCGATCGATGCCATCGGGCGGATCAGCGATGTTGCCAATCAGGCATTGTCGGCTTCCCAGGGCAGTCTCCACCAAGACCTGCAGTCGCTGCAGCGACCGCTCAAGCAACTCGGGCGCGCCGCGCCGTATCTGGTCCAATCGCTGAATCTGTTGCTCTCACCGCCGTTCACCATGGACGCCCTGCCGAAAATCGTGCGGGGCGACTACATCAACGTTTCCGGCTCGTTCGATTTGACGCTGAGCACCGTCGACAACGCGATCCTTAGCGGAACCGGGTTCTCAGGCGCCCTGCGCGCTCTCGAGCAGTCGTGGGGGCGCGATCCCGCGACGATGATCCCAGACATCCGATTCACTCCCAACCCGGCTGACGCGCCCGTAGAGCGGGGCGAGTAG
- a CDS encoding virulence factor Mce family protein, translated as MSTIFDIRQLRLPKLSRTSVIVASLVTVVGLAAAFSGWRLYHKLTNSTVVAYFAQANALYAGDKVQIMGVRIGSVDTIEAAGDKMKVTFHYQNKYKVPANASAVILNPSLVASRTIQLEPPYRGGPVLGDNAVIPIERTQVPVEWDDLRNQVTNIISRLGPTKDQPRGPFGDIVESFADGLAGKGAQINTTLTSLSQALTALNEGRGDFFAVLRSLASFVNALHKDDRRFVALNRDLARFTNSLASSDHALASAVQQTDTLLSTARKFFAENREVLTRDVNNLGDATTALVQPSAQDGLETGLHVLPHFAANILGIYEPAHGGLTGVPALVNFANPMQFICSAIQAGSRLGYQESAELCAQYLAPILDAIKFNYFPFGMNLFSTADTLPKNIAYSEPRLRPPPGYKDTTVPGIFARDTPWSHRNSEPGWIVAPGLQGVRVQPATAALLTPESLAELMGGPDITPPPPGQTMSGPPNAYDENNPLPPPWYPQPLPSPTAAPPTPPGLGR; from the coding sequence ATGAGCACCATTTTCGATATCCGTCAGCTGCGGCTGCCGAAGCTGTCGCGGACATCGGTGATCGTGGCATCGCTTGTGACAGTGGTCGGCCTGGCGGCGGCATTCTCCGGCTGGCGGCTCTACCACAAACTCACCAACAGCACCGTGGTGGCCTACTTCGCGCAGGCAAACGCGCTCTACGCCGGGGACAAAGTCCAAATCATGGGCGTGCGAATCGGTTCCGTCGACACCATCGAGGCGGCCGGCGACAAGATGAAAGTGACATTTCACTACCAGAACAAGTACAAGGTGCCGGCCAACGCGTCGGCGGTGATCCTCAACCCAAGCCTGGTGGCGTCCCGGACGATCCAACTGGAACCGCCATACCGGGGCGGTCCGGTGCTGGGCGACAACGCGGTGATCCCGATCGAGCGCACCCAGGTGCCGGTCGAGTGGGACGACCTGCGCAACCAGGTCACCAATATCATTTCCAGGCTTGGCCCGACCAAGGACCAGCCCAGGGGTCCGTTCGGCGACATCGTCGAGTCGTTCGCCGATGGGCTGGCGGGCAAGGGTGCTCAGATCAACACCACTTTGACCAGCTTGTCGCAGGCGTTGACCGCGCTGAACGAGGGCCGCGGCGACTTCTTCGCCGTCCTGCGCAGCCTGGCCTCGTTCGTCAACGCACTCCACAAAGACGATAGGCGGTTCGTCGCGCTCAACCGCGACCTAGCGCGGTTCACCAACAGCTTGGCCAGCTCCGACCACGCCCTCGCCAGCGCCGTGCAGCAAACCGACACCCTGCTGTCCACCGCCCGGAAGTTCTTCGCCGAAAACCGCGAGGTGCTGACCCGTGACGTCAACAACCTCGGCGACGCGACGACCGCGCTTGTGCAACCGTCCGCGCAAGACGGCCTCGAGACCGGACTGCACGTACTGCCGCATTTCGCCGCGAACATCCTCGGCATCTACGAGCCTGCACACGGTGGGCTCACCGGGGTGCCGGCGCTGGTCAATTTCGCCAACCCAATGCAGTTCATTTGCAGCGCAATTCAGGCCGGCAGCCGGCTCGGCTATCAAGAGTCGGCCGAACTGTGCGCCCAATACCTGGCACCGATACTCGACGCCATCAAATTCAACTACTTCCCGTTCGGAATGAACCTGTTCAGCACCGCTGACACGCTGCCCAAAAACATCGCGTACTCCGAGCCGCGACTGCGGCCGCCGCCCGGGTACAAGGACACCACCGTCCCCGGCATCTTTGCGCGCGACACGCCGTGGTCGCACCGCAACTCCGAACCCGGCTGGATTGTCGCGCCAGGCCTGCAGGGGGTCCGAGTTCAGCCGGCAACGGCCGCCTTGCTTACACCAGAATCGTTGGCGGAGCTCATGGGTGGTCCCGACATCACACCTCCACCGCCAGGGCAGACGATGTCCGGACCACCCAATGCGTATGACGAGAACAACCCGTTGCCGCCGCCGTGGTACCCCCAGCCCCTACCCTCGCCGACGGCTGCCCCGCCTACGCCACCGGGACTGGGCCGATGA
- a CDS encoding virulence factor Mce family protein: MRTLEPTNRVRVGVMAIVVAVLTVGVGQSLTSVPMLFAQPSYYGQFSDSGGVGKGDKVRIAGKDVGKVEAVEIDGDHIKVKFSTGTHLIGTESRLAIKTDTILGKRVLEVEPRGTARLRPGAALPLGQSTTPYQIYDAFFDVTKAAAGWDIDTVKRSLNVLSHTIDQTYPHLSAALDGVARFSDTLGKRDEEIKHLVAQARKVAKVLGDRSEQIDRLLVNTQTLLAAFNERGRAIDTLLRNVSAFSTQLQGLITDNPNLHHVLEQLRVVTDMLVKHKDDLVAVLISLRNYTAALSEAVSSGPYFKVMIANLLPYQILQPWVDAAFKKRGIDPEEFWRNAGLPAFRFPDPNGTRLPNGAPPPAPPVLEGTPDHPGPAVPPGTPCSYTPTQDLLPRPWNPLPCAGIDQNQGPFGALSWPNLAPPDVQTSAPNPTGQPPTPGIPIAGRPGEAPPDVPGAAVPLPPNAPPGARTEPLGPVAGPVPPPVVPAAPLPPGPPAPPGPGPQLPAPFITPDGTGGSSR, encoded by the coding sequence ATGAGAACACTCGAACCGACCAACCGGGTCCGCGTCGGGGTGATGGCCATCGTGGTGGCGGTCCTCACGGTCGGTGTGGGTCAAAGCCTTACCAGTGTCCCGATGCTCTTCGCCCAGCCCAGCTATTACGGGCAGTTCAGCGATTCCGGGGGCGTGGGCAAGGGCGACAAAGTGCGCATCGCCGGCAAGGACGTCGGCAAAGTGGAAGCGGTCGAGATCGACGGCGACCACATCAAGGTGAAGTTCTCGACCGGGACTCACCTGATCGGAACCGAAAGTCGGCTCGCGATCAAGACCGACACCATCCTGGGCAAGAGGGTGCTCGAAGTCGAACCGCGGGGCACGGCCAGGCTTCGGCCGGGCGCCGCCCTACCGCTCGGCCAAAGCACCACGCCGTATCAGATTTACGACGCCTTCTTCGATGTCACCAAGGCCGCTGCCGGTTGGGATATCGACACCGTCAAACGGTCGCTAAACGTTTTGTCGCACACCATCGATCAGACCTACCCGCACCTTAGCGCCGCGCTGGACGGGGTGGCCAGATTCTCCGACACCCTCGGCAAGCGTGATGAAGAGATCAAACACCTTGTCGCCCAAGCCAGAAAAGTGGCCAAGGTTCTGGGTGATCGCAGTGAGCAGATCGATCGGTTGCTGGTGAACACGCAGACCCTGTTGGCAGCTTTCAACGAACGCGGACGTGCCATCGACACGCTGTTGCGCAACGTCTCCGCGTTCTCAACACAGCTGCAGGGACTGATCACCGACAACCCCAACTTGCACCATGTGCTCGAGCAGCTGCGCGTCGTCACCGACATGCTGGTCAAGCACAAAGACGACCTCGTCGCCGTGCTGATCAGCCTGCGCAACTACACCGCGGCGCTTAGCGAGGCGGTCAGCTCCGGGCCTTACTTCAAAGTGATGATCGCCAACCTGTTGCCCTATCAGATCTTGCAGCCGTGGGTGGACGCGGCGTTCAAGAAGCGGGGCATCGACCCCGAAGAGTTCTGGCGCAACGCCGGATTGCCCGCCTTCCGGTTCCCCGACCCCAACGGCACCCGCTTACCGAACGGGGCGCCGCCACCCGCGCCGCCGGTGCTGGAGGGTACACCAGATCATCCGGGACCCGCCGTCCCGCCTGGGACGCCGTGCTCGTACACGCCGACGCAAGACCTCCTGCCCCGGCCGTGGAATCCGTTGCCGTGCGCAGGCATAGATCAGAACCAGGGTCCCTTTGGTGCGTTGTCGTGGCCGAACTTGGCCCCACCCGATGTCCAGACTTCCGCGCCAAACCCGACCGGCCAGCCGCCGACCCCCGGCATCCCGATTGCCGGACGGCCCGGCGAGGCACCCCCGGACGTGCCCGGCGCAGCGGTGCCGCTTCCACCTAACGCGCCGCCGGGAGCACGCACCGAACCACTGGGACCGGTAGCAGGGCCGGTTCCGCCACCTGTGGTGCCGGCGGCGCCGCTGCCCCCGGGGCCGCCGGCACCACCTGGACCGGGTCCGCAACTCCCTGCTCCGTTCATCACGCCAGACGGCACCGGAGGTAGCAGCCGATGA
- a CDS encoding virulence factor Mce family protein yields MKLTGTVVRLAAIASVQLAFTVIIVIVFGQVRFDKTSSYAAEFSNASGLRVGQFVRAHGVEVGKVKRVDLVDDDRRIRVEFSVDRSLQLFQSTTAHIRYQDLIGNRYVELDRGQGDGADRILSPGGLIPLSHTQPALDLDALIGGFKPLFRALDPDKVNTIASAIITVFQGQGGTINDILDQTAQLTAHLADRDRAIGEVITNLNTLLEITVKHRTEFDRTVDDFEKLITGLQQRADPLAASVAHISNAAGTVADLLADNRALVHSTIGYLEAVAQPLVDQRDQLDDLLTKTPKAFNLIGRTGGIYGDFFNFYLCDVSLKVNGLQPGGPVRTVRLFHQPTGRCTLQ; encoded by the coding sequence ATGAAACTCACCGGCACAGTTGTCCGACTTGCCGCCATCGCGTCGGTGCAGTTGGCGTTCACCGTCATCATCGTCATCGTCTTCGGGCAGGTGCGCTTCGACAAAACCAGCAGCTATGCGGCGGAGTTCAGCAACGCAAGCGGGCTACGTGTCGGCCAATTCGTCCGCGCCCACGGCGTTGAGGTCGGCAAGGTCAAAAGAGTCGACCTGGTCGACGACGACAGGCGAATACGCGTGGAATTCTCCGTCGACCGCTCGCTGCAGCTGTTTCAGTCGACGACCGCGCACATCCGCTACCAGGATTTGATCGGCAACCGATACGTAGAACTGGATCGCGGCCAGGGGGACGGGGCCGACCGTATCCTGTCGCCAGGCGGACTAATCCCGTTGTCGCATACACAGCCCGCCCTGGACCTCGACGCGTTGATCGGCGGTTTCAAGCCGCTGTTTCGGGCGCTGGATCCGGACAAGGTCAACACGATCGCGTCGGCGATCATCACCGTCTTCCAGGGTCAGGGCGGCACCATCAACGACATCCTTGACCAGACCGCTCAGCTCACTGCGCACTTGGCCGATCGCGACCGGGCCATCGGCGAGGTGATCACCAATTTGAACACCTTGTTGGAAATCACCGTCAAGCACCGAACCGAATTCGACCGCACCGTCGATGATTTCGAAAAGCTGATCACTGGTCTGCAGCAGCGGGCCGATCCGTTGGCCGCCAGCGTCGCGCACATCAGCAATGCCGCCGGAACGGTAGCCGACCTGCTCGCCGACAACCGCGCTCTGGTGCACAGCACTATCGGTTATTTGGAGGCCGTCGCCCAGCCGCTCGTCGACCAGCGAGACCAGCTCGACGACCTGCTGACCAAAACGCCGAAGGCGTTCAACCTCATCGGGCGCACCGGAGGTATTTACGGCGATTTTTTCAACTTCTACCTATGCGACGTGTCGCTCAAGGTCAACGGGCTTCAACCGGGCGGCCCGGTGCGCACGGTCAGGCTCTTCCATCAGCCGACGGGTAGGTGCACTCTGCAATGA